The following are encoded together in the Equus quagga isolate Etosha38 chromosome 1, UCLA_HA_Equagga_1.0, whole genome shotgun sequence genome:
- the NCKAP5L gene encoding nck-associated protein 5-like isoform X2 gives MFETRAILKTPGQGFSQAPGGPEHRSCKVTILATRVSVPAWVRRQRQPAGASLTCSHGLMSEAMDQPAGSPGNPRSEEGGDGSMEPGTCQELLHRLRELEAENSALAQANENQRETYERCLDEVANHVVQALLNQKDLREECIKLKKRVFDLERQNQMLSALFQQKLQLTTGSLPQIPLTPLQPPSEPPASPSLSSAEGPAASLPLGHCAGQREVCWEQQLRPGGPGPPAAPPPALDALSPFLRKKAQILEVLRALEETDPLLLCSPATPWQPPGEGPGSPEPINGELCGPPQPEPSPWAPYLLLGPGSLGSLLHWERLLGYLGEEEGAGRPWGPSRGSPQAQGTSSGPPCAPGSSSSSSSDEAGDPNEAPSPDTLLGALARKQLNLGQLLEDTESYLQAFLAGATGPLNRDHPGPGQPSSPDQGPPQLSKSKGLPKSAWGGGTPDVHRPGFGATSEGQGPLPFLSMFMGAGDAPLGSQPGHPHSSSQVKSKLQMGPPSPGEAQGALLPSPARGLKFLKLPPASEKVPSPGGPQLSPQLPRNSRIPCRNSGSDGSPSPLLARRGLGGGELSPEGAQGLPTSPSPCSTTPDSAQLRPPQSALSATLSPGPVVSPCYENILDLSRSTFRGPSPEPPPSPLQVPTYPQLTLEVPRAPEVLRSPGVPPSPCLPESCPYGSTQEKSLDKAGSESPHPGRRTPGSSSKKPSQGAGRRPGDAGHTPLRDRLAALGKLKTGPEGPQIPEKNGVPARSGTEKARGAGRSGESTGDMVPSAPRPPEQPEGKGALRGAVALGTSSLKQQEPGLLGDSGARVYSSHSMGARVDLEPVSPRSCLTKVELAKSRLAGALCPQVPRTPAKVPTSAPSLGKPNKSPHGSPTKLPSKSPTKVTPRPVAPPGTKEPPKPDKGKGPPWADCGGTTAQSTPPVPGTADPSQGPEGRAPHSAIEEKVMKGIEENVLRLQGQERAPGAEAKHRNTSSIASWFGLKKSKLPALNRRTEATKGKEGASGGSPLRKEVKMEARKLEAESLNISKLMAKAEDLRRALEEEKAYLSGRARPRPGGPAPGSSAALGQVQGQLAGMYQGADTFMQQLLNRVDGKELPPKSWREPKPEYGDFQPVSSDPKNPWPACGPRNGLVGPLQGCGKPPGKPSNEPGRREEMPSEDSLAEPVPTSHFTACGSLTRTLDSGIGTFPPPDHGSSGIPSKNLPKTKPPRLEPPPGVPPARPPPLTKVPRRAHTLEREVPGIEELLVSGRHPSMPAFPALLTAAPGHRGHQTCPDDPCEDPGPPPPVQLAKNWTFPNARAAGSSTDPFLCPPRQLEGLPRTPMALPVDRKRSLEPSRPAPTPQGPAFGGSRTPSTSDMGEEGRVASGGPPGLETSESLSDSLYDSLSSCGSQG, from the exons GCAGAGAACTCAGCACTTGCCCAGGCCAACGAAAACCAGCGGGAGACCTATGAGCGCTGTCTGGATGAG GTTGCCAACCACGTGGTGCAGGCACTGCTGAACCAAAAG GACCTGCGGGAGGAGTGCATCAAGCTGAAGAAGAGGGTGTTTGACCTGGAACGGCAGAACCAGATGCTCAGCGCCCTGTTTCAGCAGAAGCTCCAGCTCACGACAGGCTCCCTCCCTCAG ATCCCACTCACCCCACTCCAGCCACCATCAGAGccaccagcctctccctccctgagCTCCGCCGAGGGACCGGCCGCCTCACTGCCTCtggggcactgtgctgggcagagAGAG GTATGTTGGGAGCAGCAGCTGCGGCCAGGGGGCCCGGGACCcccagctgccccacccccagcgcTGGATGCCCTCTCCCCATTCCTTCGAAAGAAAGCCCAGATCCTGGAGGTGCTGAGAGCCCTGGAAGAGACTGACCCCTTGCTTCTGTGTTCACCTGCCACCCCCTGGCAGCCTCCAGGCGAGGGTCCTGGCTCCCCGGAGCCCATCAATGGCGAGCTGTGTGGCCCACCCCAGCCTGAACCCTCACCTTGGGCCCCCTACCTGCTACTAGGTCCTGGTAGCCTGGGAAGCCTGCTGCACTGGGAGCGCCTCTTGGGGTATCTGGGGGAAGAAGAGGGTGCTGGGCGGCCCTGGGGCCCTAGTAGGGGctctccccaggcccagggcaccAGCTCTGGCCCGCCCTGTGCCCCGGGAAGCagttcctcctcttcttctgatGAGGCAGGTGACCCCAATGAGGCACCCAGCCCCGACACCCTGCTTGGGGCCCTGGCCCGCAAACAGTTGAACCTGGGCCAGCTCCTTGAGGACACCGAGTCTTACCTACAGGCCTTCTTGGCCGGGGCTACAGGCCCACTCAACAGGGACCACCCAGGTCCCGGGCAGCCATCCTCCCCAGACCAGGGGCCCCCACAGCTGTCTAAGTCCAAAGGCCTCCCCAAGTCAGCTTGGGGTGGGGGTACCCCAGATGTCCACAGGCCGGGCTTTGGTGCTACCTCAGAGGGCCAGgggcccctccccttcctcagcATGTTCATGGGTGCGGGGGATGCCCCCCTGGGTTCACAGCCTGGCCACCCCCACTCCTCATCTCAGGTGAAAAGCAAGCTCCAGATGGGCCCCCCTTCTCCTGGGGAAGCCCAGGGAGCCCTTCTGCCCTCTCCAGCCAGAGGTCTCAAGTTTCTAAAGCTGCCTCCAGCCTCGGAGAAGGTCCCCAGCCCAGGAGGCCCCCAGCTCAGCCCCCAGCTCCCCCGGAACTCCCGAATCCCCTGCCGGAACAGTGGCTCAGatggcagcccctccccactgctgGCCCGCAGGGGTCTGGGTGGAGGAGAACTGTCCCCGGAGGGGGCGCAGGGCCTGCCCACCAGCCCTTCACCCTGTTCCACAACCCCGGACTCTGCGCAGCTCAGACCTCCCCAGTCAGCCTTGTCTGCCACGCTATCCCCAGGACCAGTGGTGTCTCCCTGCTATGAGAACATCCTGGACCTTTCCCGGAGCACCTTTAGGGGGCCTTCCCCAGAGCCACCTCCAtccccactgcaggtacccaccTACCCCCAGCTAACTCTGGAGGTGCCACGGGCCCCTGAGGTCCTCAGGAGCCCTGGagtgccccccagcccctgcctcccagaaTCTTGCCCCTATGGGAGCACCCAGGAGAAGAGTTTGGACAAGGCAGGCTCAGAATCTCCCCATCCTGGCCGCAGGACCCCAGGCAGCTCATCTAAGAAGCCCAGCCAGGGGGCAGGGCGGCGACCTGGGGATGCTGGCCACACACCTCTTCGGGACAGACTGGCAGCCCTGGGGAAACTGAAGACTGGCCCCGAGGGGCCCCAGATCCCAGAGAAGAATGGGGTGCCAGCCAGGTCTGGCACCGAGAAGGCCCGGGGAGCAGGGAGGTCAGGGGAGAGCACTGGAGACATGGTGCCCTCTGCCCCTAGGCCTCCTGAGCAGCCAGAAGGCAAGGGGGCCCTGCGAGGGGCAGTGGCCTTAGGCACAAGCAGCCTGAAGCAGCAGGAACCAGGGCTTCTGGGGGATTCTGGGGCCCGAGTCTACTCCTCCCATTCCATGGGGGCCCGGGTCGACCTGGAGCCTGTCTCACCAAGGAGCTGCCTCACCAAAGTGGAGCTGGCCAAGAGCCGGCTGGCAGGGGCCCTGTGCCCCCAGGTACCCCGCACCCCTGCCAAAGTGCCCACCTCAGCCCCCAGCCTCGGCAAGCCCAATAAGAGCCCCCATGGCAGCCCTACAAAGCTACCTTCCAAGTCACCCACCAAGGTGACACCCCGACCTGTGGCCCCACCTGGCACCAAGGAGCCCCCCAAGCCTGACAAGGGGAAGGGCCCACCTTGGGCAGACTGTGGTGGTACCACAGCCCAGTCCAcgcccccagtgcctggcactgctGACCCAAGCCAAGGCCCTGAGGGGCGGGCCCCACACTCGGCCATCGAGGAGAAGGTGATGAAGGGCATTGAGGAGAATGTGCTGCGGCTCCAGGGCCAGGAGCGGGCACCAGGCGCCGAGGCCAAGCACCGCAACACCAGCAGCATCGCCAGCTGGTTCGGCCTTAAGAAGAGCAAGCTGCCAGCGCTGAACCGGCGCACGGAGGCCACCAAGGGCAAGGAAGGAGCCAGTGGGGGCTCCCCACTCCGGAAGGAGGTCAAGATGGAAGCCCGGAAGCTGGAGGCTGAGAGCCTGAACATCTCCAAGCTAATGGCTAAGGCGGAAGACTTGCGCCGGGCACTAGAGGAAGAGAAGGCCTACCTGAGCGGCAGGGCCCGGCCACGGCCCGGGGGACCAGCACCAGGGTCCAGTGCAGCGCTGGGACAGGTGCAGGGCCAGCTAGCTGGCATGTACCAGGGTGCAGACACCTTCATGCAACAGCTGCTCAACAG GGTGGATGGCAAGGAGTTACCACCTAAGAGCTGGCGGGAGCCCAAACCCGAGTATGGCGATTTCCAGCCAGTGTCCTCTGACCCCAAGAACCCCTGGCCAGCCTGCGGGCCCCGAAACGGCCTGGTGGGCCCTCTTCAGGGCTGTGGAAAACCTCCTGGGAAG CCGAGCAACGAGCCAGGGAGGCGGGAAGAGATGCCCTCGGAGGACAGCCTGGCTGAGCCAGTGCCCACCTCACACTTCACAG CCTGTGGCTCCTTGACTCGAACCCTGGACAGTGGCATTGGGACCTTCCCGCCCCCAGACCATGGCAGCAGTGGGATCCCCAGCAAGAATCTTCCCAAGACCAAGCCACCACGGCTGGAGCCCCCACCTGGGGTGCCCCCAGCTCGACCCCCACCCCTTACCAAAGTCCCCCGCCGTGCCCACACGCTGGAGCGTGAGGTGCCGGGCATAGAGGAGCTGCTGGTGAGCGGGCGGCACCCCAGCATGCCAGCCTTCCCTGCACTGCTCACTGCTGCTCCGGGCCACCGGGGCCATCAGACCTGTCCTGACG ATCCCTGTGAAGACCCAGGCCCTCCCCCTCCTGTCCAGCTGGCCAAGAACTGGACCTTCCCCAACGCGAGGGCAGCCGGCAGCTCCACTGACCCTTTCCTGTGCCCACCCCGACAGTTGGAGGGGCTTCCCAGGACCCCTATG GCCCTGCCCGTGGACCGCAAGCGGAGCCTGGAGCCCAGCCGCCCGGCCCCTAcgccccagggcccagcattTGGGGGTAGCCGCACCCCCAGCACATCGGACATGGGCGAGGAAGGGAGAGTGGCCAGTGGGGGCCCCCCAGGACTTGAGACCTCGGAGTCTCTCAGCGACTCACTCTACGACTCGCTCTCCTCCTGTGGGAGTCAGGGCTGA
- the NCKAP5L gene encoding nck-associated protein 5-like isoform X1, with product MFETRAILKTPGQGFSQAPGGPEHRSCKVTILATRVSVPAWVRRQRQPAGASLTCSHGLMSEAMDQPAGSPGNPRSEEGGDGSMEPGTCQELLHRLRELEAENSALAQANENQRETYERCLDEVANHVVQALLNQKDLREECIKLKKRVFDLERQNQMLSALFQQKLQLTTGSLPQIPLTPLQPPSEPPASPSLSSAEGPAASLPLGHCAGQREVCWEQQLRPGGPGPPAAPPPALDALSPFLRKKAQILEVLRALEETDPLLLCSPATPWQPPGEGPGSPEPINGELCGPPQPEPSPWAPYLLLGPGSLGSLLHWERLLGYLGEEEGAGRPWGPSRGSPQAQGTSSGPPCAPGSSSSSSSDEAGDPNEAPSPDTLLGALARKQLNLGQLLEDTESYLQAFLAGATGPLNRDHPGPGQPSSPDQGPPQLSKSKGLPKSAWGGGTPDVHRPGFGATSEGQGPLPFLSMFMGAGDAPLGSQPGHPHSSSQVKSKLQMGPPSPGEAQGALLPSPARGLKFLKLPPASEKVPSPGGPQLSPQLPRNSRIPCRNSGSDGSPSPLLARRGLGGGELSPEGAQGLPTSPSPCSTTPDSAQLRPPQSALSATLSPGPVVSPCYENILDLSRSTFRGPSPEPPPSPLQVPTYPQLTLEVPRAPEVLRSPGVPPSPCLPESCPYGSTQEKSLDKAGSESPHPGRRTPGSSSKKPSQGAGRRPGDAGHTPLRDRLAALGKLKTGPEGPQIPEKNGVPARSGTEKARGAGRSGESTGDMVPSAPRPPEQPEGKGALRGAVALGTSSLKQQEPGLLGDSGARVYSSHSMGARVDLEPVSPRSCLTKVELAKSRLAGALCPQVPRTPAKVPTSAPSLGKPNKSPHGSPTKLPSKSPTKVTPRPVAPPGTKEPPKPDKGKGPPWADCGGTTAQSTPPVPGTADPSQGPEGRAPHSAIEEKVMKGIEENVLRLQGQERAPGAEAKHRNTSSIASWFGLKKSKLPALNRRTEATKGKEGASGGSPLRKEVKMEARKLEAESLNISKLMAKAEDLRRALEEEKAYLSGRARPRPGGPAPGSSAALGQVQGQLAGMYQGADTFMQQLLNRVDGKELPPKSWREPKPEYGDFQPVSSDPKNPWPACGPRNGLVGPLQGCGKPPGKPSNEPGRREEMPSEDSLAEPVPTSHFTACGSLTRTLDSGIGTFPPPDHGSSGIPSKNLPKTKPPRLEPPPGVPPARPPPLTKVPRRAHTLEREVPGIEELLVSGRHPSMPAFPALLTAAPGHRGHQTCPDDPCEDPGPPPPVQLAKNWTFPNARAAGSSTDPFLCPPRQLEGLPRTPMGCCPLPEPWWDCAQSCLQPASSEVHPASVAHLQCPPRWAEPSASGWARRREELPLQRPLLSQALPVDRKRSLEPSRPAPTPQGPAFGGSRTPSTSDMGEEGRVASGGPPGLETSESLSDSLYDSLSSCGSQG from the exons GCAGAGAACTCAGCACTTGCCCAGGCCAACGAAAACCAGCGGGAGACCTATGAGCGCTGTCTGGATGAG GTTGCCAACCACGTGGTGCAGGCACTGCTGAACCAAAAG GACCTGCGGGAGGAGTGCATCAAGCTGAAGAAGAGGGTGTTTGACCTGGAACGGCAGAACCAGATGCTCAGCGCCCTGTTTCAGCAGAAGCTCCAGCTCACGACAGGCTCCCTCCCTCAG ATCCCACTCACCCCACTCCAGCCACCATCAGAGccaccagcctctccctccctgagCTCCGCCGAGGGACCGGCCGCCTCACTGCCTCtggggcactgtgctgggcagagAGAG GTATGTTGGGAGCAGCAGCTGCGGCCAGGGGGCCCGGGACCcccagctgccccacccccagcgcTGGATGCCCTCTCCCCATTCCTTCGAAAGAAAGCCCAGATCCTGGAGGTGCTGAGAGCCCTGGAAGAGACTGACCCCTTGCTTCTGTGTTCACCTGCCACCCCCTGGCAGCCTCCAGGCGAGGGTCCTGGCTCCCCGGAGCCCATCAATGGCGAGCTGTGTGGCCCACCCCAGCCTGAACCCTCACCTTGGGCCCCCTACCTGCTACTAGGTCCTGGTAGCCTGGGAAGCCTGCTGCACTGGGAGCGCCTCTTGGGGTATCTGGGGGAAGAAGAGGGTGCTGGGCGGCCCTGGGGCCCTAGTAGGGGctctccccaggcccagggcaccAGCTCTGGCCCGCCCTGTGCCCCGGGAAGCagttcctcctcttcttctgatGAGGCAGGTGACCCCAATGAGGCACCCAGCCCCGACACCCTGCTTGGGGCCCTGGCCCGCAAACAGTTGAACCTGGGCCAGCTCCTTGAGGACACCGAGTCTTACCTACAGGCCTTCTTGGCCGGGGCTACAGGCCCACTCAACAGGGACCACCCAGGTCCCGGGCAGCCATCCTCCCCAGACCAGGGGCCCCCACAGCTGTCTAAGTCCAAAGGCCTCCCCAAGTCAGCTTGGGGTGGGGGTACCCCAGATGTCCACAGGCCGGGCTTTGGTGCTACCTCAGAGGGCCAGgggcccctccccttcctcagcATGTTCATGGGTGCGGGGGATGCCCCCCTGGGTTCACAGCCTGGCCACCCCCACTCCTCATCTCAGGTGAAAAGCAAGCTCCAGATGGGCCCCCCTTCTCCTGGGGAAGCCCAGGGAGCCCTTCTGCCCTCTCCAGCCAGAGGTCTCAAGTTTCTAAAGCTGCCTCCAGCCTCGGAGAAGGTCCCCAGCCCAGGAGGCCCCCAGCTCAGCCCCCAGCTCCCCCGGAACTCCCGAATCCCCTGCCGGAACAGTGGCTCAGatggcagcccctccccactgctgGCCCGCAGGGGTCTGGGTGGAGGAGAACTGTCCCCGGAGGGGGCGCAGGGCCTGCCCACCAGCCCTTCACCCTGTTCCACAACCCCGGACTCTGCGCAGCTCAGACCTCCCCAGTCAGCCTTGTCTGCCACGCTATCCCCAGGACCAGTGGTGTCTCCCTGCTATGAGAACATCCTGGACCTTTCCCGGAGCACCTTTAGGGGGCCTTCCCCAGAGCCACCTCCAtccccactgcaggtacccaccTACCCCCAGCTAACTCTGGAGGTGCCACGGGCCCCTGAGGTCCTCAGGAGCCCTGGagtgccccccagcccctgcctcccagaaTCTTGCCCCTATGGGAGCACCCAGGAGAAGAGTTTGGACAAGGCAGGCTCAGAATCTCCCCATCCTGGCCGCAGGACCCCAGGCAGCTCATCTAAGAAGCCCAGCCAGGGGGCAGGGCGGCGACCTGGGGATGCTGGCCACACACCTCTTCGGGACAGACTGGCAGCCCTGGGGAAACTGAAGACTGGCCCCGAGGGGCCCCAGATCCCAGAGAAGAATGGGGTGCCAGCCAGGTCTGGCACCGAGAAGGCCCGGGGAGCAGGGAGGTCAGGGGAGAGCACTGGAGACATGGTGCCCTCTGCCCCTAGGCCTCCTGAGCAGCCAGAAGGCAAGGGGGCCCTGCGAGGGGCAGTGGCCTTAGGCACAAGCAGCCTGAAGCAGCAGGAACCAGGGCTTCTGGGGGATTCTGGGGCCCGAGTCTACTCCTCCCATTCCATGGGGGCCCGGGTCGACCTGGAGCCTGTCTCACCAAGGAGCTGCCTCACCAAAGTGGAGCTGGCCAAGAGCCGGCTGGCAGGGGCCCTGTGCCCCCAGGTACCCCGCACCCCTGCCAAAGTGCCCACCTCAGCCCCCAGCCTCGGCAAGCCCAATAAGAGCCCCCATGGCAGCCCTACAAAGCTACCTTCCAAGTCACCCACCAAGGTGACACCCCGACCTGTGGCCCCACCTGGCACCAAGGAGCCCCCCAAGCCTGACAAGGGGAAGGGCCCACCTTGGGCAGACTGTGGTGGTACCACAGCCCAGTCCAcgcccccagtgcctggcactgctGACCCAAGCCAAGGCCCTGAGGGGCGGGCCCCACACTCGGCCATCGAGGAGAAGGTGATGAAGGGCATTGAGGAGAATGTGCTGCGGCTCCAGGGCCAGGAGCGGGCACCAGGCGCCGAGGCCAAGCACCGCAACACCAGCAGCATCGCCAGCTGGTTCGGCCTTAAGAAGAGCAAGCTGCCAGCGCTGAACCGGCGCACGGAGGCCACCAAGGGCAAGGAAGGAGCCAGTGGGGGCTCCCCACTCCGGAAGGAGGTCAAGATGGAAGCCCGGAAGCTGGAGGCTGAGAGCCTGAACATCTCCAAGCTAATGGCTAAGGCGGAAGACTTGCGCCGGGCACTAGAGGAAGAGAAGGCCTACCTGAGCGGCAGGGCCCGGCCACGGCCCGGGGGACCAGCACCAGGGTCCAGTGCAGCGCTGGGACAGGTGCAGGGCCAGCTAGCTGGCATGTACCAGGGTGCAGACACCTTCATGCAACAGCTGCTCAACAG GGTGGATGGCAAGGAGTTACCACCTAAGAGCTGGCGGGAGCCCAAACCCGAGTATGGCGATTTCCAGCCAGTGTCCTCTGACCCCAAGAACCCCTGGCCAGCCTGCGGGCCCCGAAACGGCCTGGTGGGCCCTCTTCAGGGCTGTGGAAAACCTCCTGGGAAG CCGAGCAACGAGCCAGGGAGGCGGGAAGAGATGCCCTCGGAGGACAGCCTGGCTGAGCCAGTGCCCACCTCACACTTCACAG CCTGTGGCTCCTTGACTCGAACCCTGGACAGTGGCATTGGGACCTTCCCGCCCCCAGACCATGGCAGCAGTGGGATCCCCAGCAAGAATCTTCCCAAGACCAAGCCACCACGGCTGGAGCCCCCACCTGGGGTGCCCCCAGCTCGACCCCCACCCCTTACCAAAGTCCCCCGCCGTGCCCACACGCTGGAGCGTGAGGTGCCGGGCATAGAGGAGCTGCTGGTGAGCGGGCGGCACCCCAGCATGCCAGCCTTCCCTGCACTGCTCACTGCTGCTCCGGGCCACCGGGGCCATCAGACCTGTCCTGACG ATCCCTGTGAAGACCCAGGCCCTCCCCCTCCTGTCCAGCTGGCCAAGAACTGGACCTTCCCCAACGCGAGGGCAGCCGGCAGCTCCACTGACCCTTTCCTGTGCCCACCCCGACAGTTGGAGGGGCTTCCCAGGACCCCTATG GGTTGCTGTCCGCTCCCAGAACCTTGGTGGGACTGTGCTCAGTCATGCCTCCAGCCTGCCTCCTCTGAAGTGCATCCTGCCTCGGTGGCCCATCTGCAGTGCCCCCCAAGGTGGGCAGAGCCCAGTGCCTCAGGCTGGGCCAGGAGGCGAGAGGAGCTTCCTCTCCAGCGGCCCCTCCTTTCCCAGGCCCTGCCCGTGGACCGCAAGCGGAGCCTGGAGCCCAGCCGCCCGGCCCCTAcgccccagggcccagcattTGGGGGTAGCCGCACCCCCAGCACATCGGACATGGGCGAGGAAGGGAGAGTGGCCAGTGGGGGCCCCCCAGGACTTGAGACCTCGGAGTCTCTCAGCGACTCACTCTACGACTCGCTCTCCTCCTGTGGGAGTCAGGGCTGA